From one Sulfuricurvum sp. IAE1 genomic stretch:
- a CDS encoding phosphatidylglycerophosphatase A, whose amino-acid sequence MNFRWFFLTGGYSGLFPKAPGTAGTLAALPAGVAILAYFGSQTLFLASLLLTLIALKAINAYEAQSGIHDDKRIVIDEVVGMWLALSIAPGTAFAWPELTVWENGLSVQIILAFLFFRLYDIKKPSIIGRIDREAKGGWGVMGDDILAGFAAGISSALVWQLLLKTPLFS is encoded by the coding sequence ATGAATTTTCGATGGTTTTTTCTGACCGGCGGCTACAGCGGTCTTTTTCCCAAAGCACCCGGGACTGCGGGTACCCTCGCGGCGTTGCCCGCCGGTGTCGCGATACTCGCCTATTTCGGCTCCCAGACCCTTTTTCTCGCGTCCCTTTTGCTCACCCTGATCGCGCTCAAGGCGATCAACGCTTATGAAGCCCAAAGCGGCATCCACGACGACAAACGGATTGTCATCGACGAAGTCGTCGGAATGTGGCTTGCGCTTTCGATCGCTCCGGGAACGGCGTTTGCGTGGCCCGAACTTACCGTGTGGGAAAACGGCCTGAGCGTTCAGATCATCCTCGCATTTCTCTTTTTCCGTCTGTACGACATCAAAAAGCCCTCAATTATCGGCCGCATCGACCGTGAAGCCAAAGGGGGATGGGGCGTGATGGGAGATGACATTCTCGCCGGTTTCGCAGCGGGAATCAGCTCGGCACTCGTTTGGCAGCTGCTGCTTAAAACGCCCCTCTTTAGCTGA
- a CDS encoding diguanylate cyclase: protein MNFKLRAQLIIALIVIVVSATLTFYHISQEKQFAKERSERSSENIRLSFDSIVHDTEQLYRFRTRATLETPGVMKAVAARDTQTLYRLILPRYKALQEENPYLHIMQFHAADGRSILRVHLKEKYGDDIASRRPMLQEIHREHKMVTGFEGGLGGIAFRVIMPIFERGKYIGAVEYGVDSGYFVKKIKDSTGSESIVLLHREWLGAADRKLYSQGIDSFYYSSILPEKKEIMQLFAQKNPGLLPRTVRYKHREYEVTPLFLKDTKRRTFGMIVTINDVTGANQSISDALIGSLLVTLTMVALLWGVIEYTFGALIGKVDLQERYINTILDSQQNIVIVTDGKEIIYANRAFFDYFRFKTLAEFKKTYQCICNFFESEDTEQYLMPEMEGMVWTDYLLANENKENQVKMTINGETTIFRVNSKKMEYKGNVRHVVVFTDITRLNELATQDILTGLANRFQFDKALQHSIHMSSRYGRVFSLILVDVDHFKEVNDRYGHLVGDEVLKELSRLLSQSVRKSDIVARWGGEELVVLLPDNELSSASKLAESLRARIETHRFAPLERLTCSFGVVQWHIGETSDSLLHRVDEKLYAAKEGGRNRVVS, encoded by the coding sequence ATGAATTTCAAGTTACGCGCACAACTGATCATCGCGCTGATCGTTATCGTCGTTTCGGCTACACTGACCTTCTACCATATCTCGCAGGAGAAGCAGTTCGCGAAAGAACGCAGCGAACGCTCATCCGAGAACATTCGGCTCTCGTTTGATTCGATCGTGCATGACACCGAACAGTTGTACCGCTTCCGTACCCGTGCCACCCTGGAAACACCCGGCGTTATGAAAGCGGTCGCAGCGCGGGACACACAAACGCTTTACCGCCTCATTCTCCCCCGTTACAAAGCCCTGCAAGAAGAGAACCCCTATTTGCACATCATGCAGTTTCATGCTGCGGACGGGCGTTCGATCCTGCGGGTCCATCTGAAAGAGAAGTACGGCGATGACATCGCGTCACGCCGCCCGATGCTCCAGGAGATCCACCGCGAACACAAAATGGTGACGGGATTCGAAGGGGGGCTCGGGGGGATCGCTTTTCGGGTAATCATGCCGATTTTTGAACGGGGAAAATACATCGGAGCGGTCGAATACGGCGTCGACAGCGGTTATTTTGTCAAAAAAATCAAAGATTCGACCGGGTCGGAGAGCATCGTACTGCTGCACCGCGAATGGCTGGGGGCTGCGGACCGCAAACTCTATTCTCAAGGGATCGACAGTTTTTATTACAGCAGCATTCTCCCGGAGAAAAAAGAGATCATGCAGCTCTTTGCACAGAAAAATCCTGGACTACTCCCCCGGACCGTCCGCTACAAGCATCGGGAATACGAAGTTACCCCGCTGTTCCTTAAAGATACAAAACGCCGTACATTCGGAATGATCGTCACGATCAACGACGTGACGGGGGCCAATCAGTCAATTTCGGACGCACTGATAGGGAGCCTGCTGGTTACTCTGACGATGGTGGCGCTGTTGTGGGGCGTCATCGAATATACGTTCGGCGCCCTCATCGGTAAAGTCGATTTGCAGGAACGCTACATCAACACGATTCTTGATTCACAGCAAAACATCGTCATCGTCACCGACGGAAAAGAGATTATTTATGCCAACCGGGCATTTTTCGACTATTTCCGCTTTAAAACCCTTGCCGAATTCAAAAAGACCTACCAGTGCATCTGTAATTTTTTCGAATCGGAAGATACCGAACAATACCTGATGCCGGAAATGGAGGGGATGGTCTGGACCGATTATCTGCTGGCGAACGAAAACAAAGAGAATCAGGTCAAAATGACGATCAACGGCGAAACGACAATTTTCCGCGTCAACTCGAAAAAAATGGAGTACAAAGGGAACGTCCGCCACGTCGTCGTGTTCACCGACATCACCCGTTTGAACGAACTGGCAACGCAGGATATCCTCACAGGGCTTGCCAACCGTTTTCAGTTCGACAAGGCGCTGCAGCATTCGATCCACATGTCAAGCCGTTACGGAAGGGTATTTTCGCTGATCCTGGTCGATGTGGACCATTTCAAAGAGGTTAACGACCGTTACGGCCACCTTGTCGGCGACGAAGTGCTCAAAGAGCTCTCCCGTCTGCTCTCGCAGAGCGTTCGGAAGAGTGATATCGTCGCGCGATGGGGAGGGGAGGAACTGGTCGTGCTGCTGCCCGATAACGAACTTTCATCCGCTTCAAAACTGGCAGAGTCGCTTCGCGCACGGATCGAAACACACCGTTTCGCGCCGCTCGAGCGGCTGACTTGTTCGTTCGGTGTCGTGCAATGGCATATCGGAGAGACGTCGGACAGTCTCCTGCACCGCGTCGACGAAAAACTCTATGCGGCGAAAGAGGGGGGAAGAAACCGGGTTGTCAGCTAA
- a CDS encoding sulfate adenylyltransferase: protein MASSRKNRSLYIDQEAVSALTLLKAGKLDPVNRLMNEDQSKEVLSSGMFKGKTFPFPLILSPSGRVNETVLTSAKKGELLELVCDGTVVGELCVDEVFQIDPKERLRQIYGTDDLSHPGVSATYKRLGKYAICGDYTIDLSPVEALQSMIDDAKREIGAQHATAMFMAANPLHRAHERLIRQTLEGTDMIIIFLLKPYNNANLTYDLRYETLKFFVDNYLPRGRVVVIPLESSYIFAGCNEVILDAIVAKNYGCDRLMIGQNHAGIGMYYDHNANKSVVDRLVGIDIEVGVSSEYVYCNQCKTLVSVQTCPHGHHHHISYHSESILELMQQGLLPPAVLVRKEISSMIVASLYPGRFKNLAKLYYDIMPVNGLLEEHTEKDFYVELMRLYQTTSLN from the coding sequence ATGGCATCGTCAAGAAAAAATAGATCTCTCTACATCGATCAGGAAGCGGTCTCGGCCCTGACACTGCTCAAGGCGGGAAAACTCGATCCCGTCAACCGTCTCATGAACGAAGATCAAAGCAAAGAGGTTCTCAGCAGCGGCATGTTCAAAGGGAAAACCTTCCCTTTTCCCCTTATCCTTTCCCCCAGCGGGCGGGTGAATGAAACGGTTCTTACCAGTGCCAAAAAAGGGGAACTCCTTGAACTCGTGTGCGACGGGACGGTCGTCGGCGAACTGTGTGTCGACGAAGTGTTCCAGATCGATCCCAAAGAGCGTCTACGCCAGATTTACGGTACCGACGATCTCTCCCATCCCGGGGTCAGCGCCACGTACAAACGCCTTGGAAAATATGCCATTTGCGGCGATTACACGATCGATCTCTCCCCCGTAGAAGCGCTGCAATCGATGATTGACGACGCCAAGCGCGAAATCGGCGCACAGCATGCGACGGCGATGTTCATGGCGGCCAATCCGCTTCACCGCGCCCATGAGCGGCTGATCCGCCAGACACTGGAGGGGACGGACATGATTATCATTTTCCTCCTCAAGCCCTACAACAACGCAAACCTCACTTACGACCTGCGTTACGAAACGCTGAAGTTTTTTGTCGACAATTACCTCCCCCGGGGCCGTGTGGTCGTCATTCCGCTTGAGAGCAGCTACATCTTCGCGGGGTGTAACGAAGTGATTCTCGATGCGATCGTCGCCAAAAACTACGGATGCGACCGCCTCATGATCGGCCAGAACCATGCGGGGATCGGCATGTATTACGACCACAACGCCAACAAATCGGTGGTTGACCGGCTGGTGGGGATCGATATTGAAGTGGGGGTTTCGAGCGAATACGTCTACTGCAACCAGTGTAAAACGCTCGTCAGCGTCCAGACCTGCCCCCATGGCCACCATCACCATATTTCATACCATTCCGAGTCGATTCTCGAATTGATGCAGCAGGGACTATTGCCTCCCGCCGTACTCGTACGCAAAGAGATATCGTCGATGATCGTCGCATCACTCTATCCGGGACGGTTCAAAAACCTGGCCAAGCTTTATTACGACATCATGCCCGTCAACGGATTGCTCGAAGAACATACCGAAAAAGATTTTTACGTCGAACTGATGCGGCTCTACCAGACGACGTCGCTGAACTAA
- a CDS encoding molybdopterin-dependent oxidoreductase, with translation MYLESRRTFLKGAALTVTGAAIAKGVFTADAVAESVEKSKFTNTPDSLSFYPPLDQWNHFQELDGVDWKRGGIDRHGVQSEENPEGIYVNDYMIVPTACSNCEASCGLTAWIDKKTFVVKKYMGNPLHPASRGRNCGKGYAVQSQMYDPDRIPFPLKRAPGSKRGEGKWIRTTWDEAMTTIGKKMGDTLRKGDDLSRKSVMYHVGRPNENGFVPQVWETLGVDSYNSHTNICSSNGRTPTIQWANDDRTSPDWANAKLIFLNSSHAADAGHYFAQSAAFIADARKKGAKMVVMDPRMSNSAGMADLWIAAWPGTEPVVYLYLVNRILQEGKADKKFVKKWFNWDVLMNDDRQLNLMVEKGYISKLPADKSFESYMELMKELYAPYTLEFAVKETHVPAYKLEKLYEMFIWAGDAISTYIWRATAAGNRGGWMSGRAAYLAIALRGGIGTEGGTFFHHWHVISVSGKGGSATVGQGVAGADVPKVKVWNELTWPPEWPLSTYELSYLLPHLLSDKEWQKKWNDRGLNVPSKLAVYIPRMYNPVWINPDGFRWIEVLKNEEIMELTMNLSPVWSETNWYMDYVLPVGLAGERHDQHSEATMPARWTSFRQPVLRVALEKSGWKPKNPVRATLEAHIKAGLGEVWEENEFWFDLCVNYVDPDGSLGVRKMWESKRHPGKPVTIAEWYDAAFGDNLPKLKETATNDPRYMNEEFPVYAYLRDHGVWMEEDKIYHAMERELKIENGEVSSHGHKFDAASMSVGAGGVITAADHHGHRSAIGVEVDGKKVEGFATLSKKLEFYSQWFAEWKWAEYAVPFYPRNDKEKAEMEHIVSHVNHMYMKEENSFALNTVFRLPYNIHTRSANSKHLMEISQNHDPIWINTVDAKRLGFKRGDAIRVKIVDTVSGLESGFFVAMAVPTEGVLPGTLACSHHGGRWKLTNAVAVPNGVSDGKVATGAAPRDLNNKEFLKESPDNAGRAGAQTIIDDYEGTTGLNSFGVPVAEVQMDGKVGKLKYVEGIKPFETKRFAQYNADSVNVWWDGLSGSWQNAVAAAHPDPVSGMHCWHHKVLLEPAQAGDKIGDIFVNYENNLKVYQAWRDQLSRGLDAGSTIRRPRHVKRPWVRLDPSAYDVSIKG, from the coding sequence ATGTATTTGGAAAGTAGAAGAACATTTTTAAAAGGTGCCGCGTTGACCGTGACGGGCGCCGCAATCGCCAAAGGGGTGTTTACCGCCGACGCGGTCGCCGAATCGGTCGAAAAAAGCAAATTTACCAATACGCCGGACAGCCTCTCGTTTTATCCGCCGCTGGATCAGTGGAACCATTTCCAGGAGCTTGACGGCGTGGACTGGAAACGGGGCGGTATCGACCGTCACGGCGTTCAGAGCGAAGAAAATCCCGAAGGTATTTACGTCAATGACTACATGATCGTTCCGACGGCGTGTTCGAACTGTGAGGCATCATGCGGTCTGACGGCATGGATCGACAAGAAAACGTTTGTCGTCAAAAAATACATGGGTAACCCCCTTCACCCTGCGTCACGCGGACGTAACTGCGGTAAAGGGTACGCGGTTCAGTCGCAGATGTACGATCCGGACCGTATCCCGTTCCCTCTGAAACGGGCTCCGGGTTCCAAACGCGGCGAAGGTAAATGGATCCGTACGACGTGGGACGAAGCGATGACCACGATCGGTAAAAAAATGGGCGACACTCTCCGTAAAGGGGACGATCTCTCACGCAAATCGGTCATGTACCACGTCGGACGTCCGAACGAAAACGGTTTCGTTCCCCAGGTTTGGGAAACGCTGGGGGTTGATTCGTACAACTCGCACACGAACATCTGTTCGTCCAACGGCCGTACGCCTACGATCCAGTGGGCGAACGACGACCGTACCAGCCCGGACTGGGCAAACGCCAAACTGATTTTCCTCAACTCGTCGCATGCGGCGGATGCGGGACACTATTTCGCGCAGTCGGCCGCTTTTATCGCCGATGCCCGCAAGAAGGGTGCGAAAATGGTCGTTATGGACCCCCGTATGTCGAACTCGGCGGGGATGGCGGATCTTTGGATCGCCGCATGGCCGGGAACCGAGCCCGTGGTGTACCTCTATCTGGTCAACCGCATCCTTCAGGAAGGCAAAGCCGATAAAAAATTCGTCAAAAAATGGTTCAACTGGGACGTTTTGATGAATGACGACCGTCAGCTGAACCTGATGGTCGAAAAGGGCTATATTTCCAAGCTGCCTGCTGACAAAAGCTTCGAAAGCTACATGGAGCTGATGAAAGAGCTTTACGCCCCGTATACGCTCGAGTTCGCGGTCAAAGAGACGCACGTACCGGCGTACAAACTCGAAAAGCTCTACGAGATGTTCATCTGGGCCGGTGACGCTATTTCGACGTACATCTGGCGTGCGACCGCTGCGGGTAACCGCGGCGGATGGATGAGCGGGCGTGCGGCGTACCTTGCGATCGCCCTTCGCGGCGGCATCGGAACGGAAGGGGGAACTTTCTTCCACCACTGGCACGTTATCTCTGTCTCCGGTAAAGGCGGAAGCGCTACCGTCGGTCAGGGCGTCGCCGGTGCGGACGTACCGAAAGTCAAAGTGTGGAACGAACTGACGTGGCCGCCGGAATGGCCTCTCTCGACCTACGAGCTCTCTTACCTGCTGCCGCACCTTTTGAGTGATAAAGAGTGGCAGAAAAAATGGAACGACCGCGGATTGAACGTCCCGAGTAAGCTCGCCGTTTATATCCCGCGTATGTACAACCCGGTCTGGATCAACCCGGACGGTTTCCGCTGGATCGAAGTGCTGAAAAACGAAGAGATCATGGAACTCACCATGAACCTCTCTCCGGTATGGTCGGAAACAAACTGGTACATGGACTATGTTCTCCCCGTCGGTCTGGCGGGCGAACGCCACGACCAGCACTCCGAAGCGACCATGCCGGCCCGCTGGACGAGTTTCCGTCAGCCGGTACTGCGCGTAGCGCTGGAAAAATCGGGCTGGAAACCCAAAAATCCGGTTCGTGCGACCCTCGAAGCGCACATCAAAGCCGGTCTGGGCGAAGTCTGGGAAGAGAACGAGTTCTGGTTTGATCTGTGTGTCAACTACGTCGATCCCGACGGAAGCCTCGGCGTCAGAAAAATGTGGGAATCCAAACGTCATCCGGGCAAACCGGTTACGATCGCCGAATGGTACGATGCGGCGTTCGGTGACAACCTCCCCAAACTCAAAGAGACGGCAACGAACGATCCTCGCTACATGAACGAGGAATTCCCGGTCTACGCCTATCTGCGTGACCACGGCGTCTGGATGGAAGAGGACAAAATCTACCATGCTATGGAACGTGAACTGAAAATCGAAAACGGCGAAGTGAGTTCTCACGGCCATAAATTCGACGCGGCGTCTATGAGCGTGGGTGCGGGCGGCGTCATCACCGCTGCCGACCATCACGGGCACCGTTCGGCGATCGGGGTCGAGGTCGACGGTAAAAAAGTCGAAGGTTTCGCGACGCTGTCGAAAAAACTCGAGTTCTACTCGCAGTGGTTCGCCGAGTGGAAATGGGCCGAATACGCCGTACCGTTCTATCCGCGTAACGACAAAGAAAAAGCGGAAATGGAGCACATCGTATCGCACGTCAACCACATGTACATGAAAGAGGAGAACTCGTTCGCACTGAACACCGTTTTCCGTCTGCCGTACAACATTCACACCCGTTCGGCGAACTCCAAGCACCTGATGGAAATCAGCCAGAACCACGATCCTATCTGGATCAATACGGTCGATGCGAAACGCCTCGGATTCAAACGCGGCGATGCGATCCGCGTCAAAATCGTCGATACCGTTTCGGGTCTTGAGAGCGGTTTCTTCGTCGCGATGGCGGTTCCGACCGAGGGGGTACTCCCCGGAACGCTGGCATGTTCGCACCACGGCGGGCGCTGGAAACTCACCAATGCGGTTGCGGTTCCTAACGGCGTCAGCGACGGTAAAGTGGCAACGGGCGCCGCTCCGCGCGATCTGAACAACAAAGAGTTCCTCAAAGAATCACCGGATAACGCCGGTCGTGCAGGCGCTCAGACGATCATCGACGATTACGAGGGAACTACCGGGCTCAACAGCTTCGGTGTACCGGTTGCCGAAGTCCAGATGGATGGAAAAGTCGGTAAACTCAAATACGTCGAGGGGATCAAACCGTTCGAAACAAAACGTTTTGCTCAGTATAACGCAGACTCCGTCAACGTATGGTGGGACGGCCTTTCGGGCTCATGGCAAAATGCCGTCGCCGCGGCCCATCCCGACCCGGTGTCGGGTATGCACTGCTGGCACCACAAGGTTCTCCTCGAGCCGGCGCAGGCGGGAGATAAAATCGGGGATATTTTCGTCAATTACGAAAACAACCTCAAAGTCTACCAGGCGTGGCGTGACCAGCTCAGCCGCGGTCTGGATGCGGGATCGACCATCCGTCGTCCGCGCCACGTCAAGCGTCCTTGGGTCCGCCTCGACCCGAGTGCGTATGACGTGTCCATCAAAGGCTAA
- a CDS encoding 4Fe-4S binding protein, with protein sequence MGLLHLTPARCVRALSVNSACNDCAVACPTNAISLEGRLPAINHSHCVGCNACAAVCPTEALVLEDFNATEFFFSFAAEAENTVSCQKNVPCLGALSDEHLIALAKLKKNIILDTGHCGSCEIGEAILQRLEQRIENITYLLEAVGSENALSLVPLGYVDEADTNKDEAHRRDFFRHFHLKGIAKAKVDFEKEVQKATDEFVECTIGSFDTQGLRTKKITDRRKLFFTALKRTEKPETYHVVSADAVSFTSQKLLDEAKCTACEMCYRVCPTGALTSDMRNSKIDFDPFLCVKCHLCHDVCESGAISLSTSYNLKEWYEPSLQNLVTFSVRRCDECNGLFSSVGGEKICRRCRLEEEEAMELWGLNS encoded by the coding sequence ATGGGCCTTTTACATCTGACCCCTGCGCGATGCGTTCGCGCCCTCAGCGTCAATTCGGCCTGTAACGACTGTGCGGTTGCATGCCCGACGAATGCCATATCGCTGGAAGGACGCTTGCCCGCCATCAACCATTCGCACTGCGTCGGATGCAACGCGTGCGCCGCGGTTTGCCCGACCGAAGCGCTTGTGCTGGAAGATTTCAACGCGACCGAGTTTTTCTTTTCGTTTGCCGCGGAGGCTGAGAATACCGTTTCGTGCCAAAAGAACGTCCCCTGCCTGGGAGCTCTCAGCGACGAACATCTCATCGCGTTGGCCAAGCTCAAAAAAAATATCATCCTCGACACGGGACATTGCGGATCATGCGAAATCGGCGAGGCGATCTTGCAGCGGCTTGAGCAGCGCATTGAAAACATCACCTATCTTCTCGAGGCGGTCGGATCGGAAAACGCTCTCTCCCTTGTTCCGCTCGGCTACGTCGATGAAGCGGATACGAACAAGGATGAGGCGCACCGGCGTGATTTTTTCAGACATTTTCATCTCAAAGGGATCGCCAAAGCCAAAGTTGATTTTGAAAAAGAGGTTCAGAAAGCGACAGATGAATTTGTTGAATGCACGATCGGCAGTTTCGATACGCAGGGATTGAGAACCAAGAAAATTACCGATCGGCGCAAGCTTTTTTTCACCGCGCTCAAGCGGACTGAAAAGCCTGAGACGTATCATGTCGTTTCCGCCGATGCGGTCAGTTTCACGTCGCAGAAACTGCTTGACGAAGCCAAATGCACCGCCTGCGAAATGTGCTACCGCGTTTGTCCTACGGGCGCGCTCACTTCGGATATGCGGAACAGCAAAATTGATTTCGACCCGTTTTTGTGCGTCAAATGCCATCTGTGCCACGACGTATGCGAGAGCGGTGCGATCAGCCTATCGACGTCCTACAACCTCAAAGAGTGGTACGAACCTTCGTTGCAGAACCTGGTGACATTTTCGGTTCGCAGATGCGACGAATGCAACGGCCTGTTCAGCTCGGTAGGAGGGGAAAAAATCTGCCGCCGCTGCCGGCTCGAAGAAGAAGAAGCGATGGAATTATGGGGGTTGAATTCATGA
- a CDS encoding response regulator yields the protein MNVLIIENEIYLAQSIASKLSDLNHNCDITSSVKEGLRGIPYDVVLLSTNISGQDIYPVIETYKNSVVILMVSYISNDTVSKPLAAGAKDYILKPFMIEELIRKIQHFQQHERLKRQNQTYERYLTHTFNAINVHEDLDKIELPLFICSSYQKYADAFAFRYAAHHDKPIQFISLSSAKAFSDIAAIGDDSVLYITDFQNLKKSEHKAFYELIQERSCIIASTDPIDHPPFRVIEIESDNHLFDQGEILPIEEYVKYIMIHFQNRFPDTELSKKLGISRKSLWEKRKKYGIVKKK from the coding sequence ATGAACGTATTAATTATCGAGAACGAGATCTATCTCGCCCAAAGTATCGCTTCGAAACTGAGCGATCTGAACCACAACTGCGACATCACCAGTTCGGTCAAAGAAGGGCTTCGCGGCATCCCCTACGACGTCGTCCTTTTGTCGACCAACATCAGCGGACAGGACATCTACCCCGTCATCGAGACGTACAAAAATTCGGTCGTCATTCTGATGGTAAGCTACATCAGTAATGATACGGTATCCAAACCGCTCGCGGCAGGGGCCAAAGACTACATCCTCAAGCCGTTCATGATCGAAGAGCTGATCCGCAAAATCCAGCATTTCCAGCAGCACGAACGGCTCAAACGCCAAAACCAGACGTACGAACGCTATCTCACCCATACGTTCAACGCCATCAACGTCCACGAAGACCTCGATAAAATCGAACTTCCCCTATTCATCTGCAGCAGTTACCAAAAATACGCCGACGCGTTCGCATTCCGTTACGCCGCCCATCACGACAAACCGATCCAGTTCATCTCTCTCTCTTCGGCCAAAGCGTTCAGCGATATCGCCGCCATCGGGGATGATTCGGTCCTCTACATCACCGATTTTCAAAACCTCAAAAAAAGTGAGCACAAAGCGTTCTACGAGCTGATACAGGAACGTTCATGCATCATCGCCAGCACCGATCCGATCGACCATCCCCCTTTCCGCGTCATCGAGATCGAAAGCGACAACCACCTGTTCGACCAGGGTGAGATCCTCCCGATCGAAGAGTACGTCAAATACATCATGATCCATTTCCAAAACCGGTTCCCCGACACCGAGCTGTCGAAGAAACTGGGAATTTCGCGTAAAAGCCTATGGGAAAAGAGAAAGAAATATGGCATCGTCAAGAAAAAATAG
- a CDS encoding bifunctional 2-C-methyl-D-erythritol 4-phosphate cytidylyltransferase/2-C-methyl-D-erythritol 2,4-cyclodiphosphate synthase: MSDLTLIFLAAGNSSRFKIAVKKQWLRIGHDPLWLHVTNRIKESLPGVRILIAAHPDEIPFMRPMCDYTIIQGGATRQQSLKNALEHVDTPYVMVSDIARSCIDPSLIGRLIEAKGEADCVVPALDVVDTVVYGGETIERERVKRLQTPQLSRTDVLRRALQSDIEYTDDSSAIVAAGGTRRFVLGDEAAAKITHVSDLAAGECLPPPSPAVFTGNGFDVHGFEEGKPMMLGGVRIDSPFGFKAHSDGDVAIHALIDALLGAACLGDIGMLFPDTDNTYKNIDSKELLRECVAKLHRFGFVILHADVTIIAQTPKLSPYKEAMRQTLASLMLLSPARVNVKATTTEHLGFVGREEGVAVMATASVHYFDWKNG; this comes from the coding sequence TTGTCTGATTTGACCCTGATTTTTCTTGCCGCCGGTAACTCGAGCCGTTTCAAAATTGCCGTAAAAAAACAGTGGCTTCGAATCGGGCACGATCCGCTGTGGCTACATGTTACCAACCGTATCAAAGAGTCCCTCCCCGGCGTCAGGATCCTCATCGCCGCCCATCCCGACGAGATCCCTTTCATGCGCCCGATGTGCGATTACACGATCATACAAGGCGGTGCGACCCGCCAGCAATCGCTCAAAAACGCCCTCGAACACGTTGATACCCCTTACGTCATGGTCAGCGATATCGCCCGCTCCTGCATCGATCCTTCCCTCATCGGACGGCTGATCGAGGCCAAAGGAGAAGCCGACTGCGTCGTGCCGGCACTCGACGTCGTCGATACGGTGGTCTACGGAGGCGAAACGATCGAAAGAGAGCGGGTCAAACGGCTCCAGACTCCCCAGCTCTCGCGAACCGATGTATTGCGTCGCGCGTTGCAAAGCGATATCGAATATACCGATGACAGCAGCGCGATCGTCGCGGCCGGCGGTACGCGCCGGTTTGTCTTGGGCGACGAAGCGGCGGCCAAAATCACCCACGTCAGCGATCTCGCAGCCGGCGAATGTCTTCCACCCCCCTCCCCCGCCGTCTTTACGGGGAACGGGTTCGACGTCCACGGCTTCGAAGAGGGCAAGCCGATGATGCTCGGCGGGGTCCGCATCGACTCTCCTTTCGGTTTCAAAGCCCACAGCGACGGAGACGTCGCGATCCATGCCCTCATCGACGCCCTCCTGGGAGCGGCTTGCCTGGGGGACATCGGGATGCTTTTCCCTGATACCGACAACACTTATAAAAACATCGATTCCAAAGAGCTCTTGCGTGAATGTGTCGCAAAACTCCACCGTTTCGGGTTCGTCATTCTGCACGCCGATGTGACGATCATCGCCCAGACACCGAAACTTTCACCCTACAAAGAGGCAATGCGCCAAACTTTGGCATCATTAATGCTTCTCTCTCCCGCACGGGTCAATGTCAAAGCGACGACGACGGAGCATCTGGGGTTTGTCGGGCGCGAAGAAGGCGTCGCCGTCATGGCCACAGCATCGGTACACTATTTTGATTGGAAAAACGGATGA
- a CDS encoding molecular chaperone — MDEIIARSNIYGLLSRVLLQELDAQTLQTFKTDETVLDFLPHWKEWEQRLSLPNQQLLDEYLNPDFVNLSILHLVPYETFYTRPDQMIETGGANPVTDMYSAYGFIVDYEIARVVSADHIGIELEFMHHLCEAQKKALEEGDEEAASELMKIQHRFLNTHLLKWAPMYLINMKYEARTPLYYDAAEMALEFILSDNEMLSKTVSE, encoded by the coding sequence ATGGATGAAATCATCGCACGAAGCAATATTTACGGACTGTTGTCACGGGTACTTCTCCAAGAGTTGGACGCGCAGACGCTCCAGACGTTTAAAACCGACGAAACGGTTTTGGATTTTCTCCCCCACTGGAAAGAATGGGAGCAGCGTCTGAGCCTGCCGAACCAGCAGCTTTTGGATGAGTATCTCAATCCCGATTTCGTCAATCTATCCATTTTGCACCTCGTCCCCTACGAGACGTTTTATACCCGCCCTGATCAGATGATCGAAACGGGCGGTGCGAACCCTGTTACCGACATGTACAGCGCATACGGCTTTATCGTCGACTACGAGATCGCCCGCGTCGTTTCGGCCGACCACATCGGGATCGAGCTTGAGTTCATGCACCACCTGTGCGAAGCGCAGAAAAAAGCCCTGGAAGAAGGCGATGAGGAAGCGGCCTCGGAACTGATGAAAATCCAGCACCGTTTTTTGAATACCCATCTGCTCAAATGGGCGCCTATGTACCTGATTAACATGAAATACGAAGCGCGTACGCCGCTCTATTACGACGCGGCGGAGATGGCGCTCGAATTCATCCTCTCGGACAACGAGATGCTGAGCAAAACCGTTTCGGAATGA